The following coding sequences lie in one Balneola vulgaris DSM 17893 genomic window:
- a CDS encoding TspO/MBR family protein: MKHLLIKCIVASVVCLAMGGLSGVVTADAIPTWYTTIQKPSFNPPSWVFGPVWTTLYILMGIAFGVIWDSDSSNPMKRKAMGIFGIQLLLNALWSILFFGLQNPFAAFIEIIVLQIFILLTILYFYRIKAWTIWLLVPYSLWVGFASVLNYSIYILN; the protein is encoded by the coding sequence ATGAAACACCTACTTATCAAATGCATTGTTGCTAGTGTTGTATGTTTGGCCATGGGTGGGCTTTCGGGTGTCGTTACTGCTGATGCAATACCTACTTGGTACACAACCATCCAAAAGCCTTCTTTTAATCCACCTAGTTGGGTTTTTGGCCCAGTTTGGACTACCCTTTATATCTTAATGGGCATTGCATTTGGTGTAATCTGGGATTCGGACAGTTCCAATCCTATGAAGAGAAAAGCGATGGGTATCTTTGGAATTCAACTATTACTTAATGCACTTTGGAGTATTTTGTTCTTTGGTTTGCAAAACCCCTTTGCCGCATTTATTGAAATCATTGTACTGCAGATTTTCATCCTTCTCACAATCCTCTATTTTTATAGAATCAAAGCTTGGACGATATGGCTACTTGTACCCTATTCACTTTGGGTTGGCTTTGCTTCCGTACTCAATTATTCCATATACATCCTTAACTAA
- the azu gene encoding azurin: protein MNVLITLLTVLFLANPVAPNTDSEIKTTQENNTITEVVIESNDKMRFNLKEIKVKAGTTVKLTLKHVGKLPKQAMGHNFVLLKQGVELRDFAMEATKFKANDYIPENTNDTIAYTDLIGGGESTTIEFEAPEKGTYTFLCSFPGHFGLMKGTFVVE from the coding sequence ATGAACGTATTAATAACATTATTGACGGTTCTATTTTTAGCAAATCCAGTGGCACCTAACACGGATTCAGAAATTAAAACCACTCAAGAGAACAACACTATAACTGAAGTTGTAATCGAATCTAACGACAAGATGAGATTTAACTTAAAAGAGATCAAAGTTAAAGCAGGTACCACTGTTAAATTAACTTTGAAGCATGTAGGTAAATTACCTAAACAAGCTATGGGGCATAACTTTGTTCTTTTAAAGCAAGGCGTTGAATTACGCGACTTTGCCATGGAAGCTACTAAGTTTAAAGCCAACGATTATATCCCAGAAAATACCAATGATACTATCGCCTACACTGATCTAATTGGTGGAGGGGAATCAACTACAATTGAATTTGAAGCTCCAGAAAAGGGCACCTATACATTCCTTTGTAGTTTCCCTGGTCACTTTGGATTGATGAAAGGAACTTTTGTAGTGGAATAA
- a CDS encoding sensor histidine kinase, with product MVSSILLSSILELFTNNYMPHGACYFWEPGVLWANVIGDGITAFSYFMIPGLLVYFVNQRKDLEMKGLFVAFAVFIIACGTVHLIAILNVWVPYYNIAGILKMIMAIVSIATVFLLYKSVPEMLQIPSPASLKAANDEIVELNENLEDKVRQRTSALNEMNKELESFSYSISHDLQIPIRAILGYSSLLKEESAGKLNEDEFRKLETISKSALKMNELIQGILEFSRLGRRDLIKKPVDMREIFQDSYDELIAAMNVERDIQFNLKDIPKAYGDELLLKQVISNIIGNAIKYAGDANPIEIDVYAEETDADITYYVKDNGIGFDERYKHKMFEVFQRLHDDNVADGTGVGLAIVHRIILKHYGTLDATSDGDGSTFFFSLPK from the coding sequence ATGGTAAGTTCAATACTGCTGAGTTCAATTTTGGAGCTATTCACAAATAACTACATGCCACATGGGGCCTGTTATTTTTGGGAGCCTGGAGTACTTTGGGCTAATGTGATTGGAGATGGCATTACAGCATTTTCCTATTTTATGATTCCGGGTCTGTTAGTGTATTTCGTAAACCAGAGAAAAGATCTTGAGATGAAAGGGCTGTTTGTAGCCTTTGCCGTATTTATTATTGCCTGCGGTACTGTTCACCTCATAGCCATTCTAAATGTATGGGTCCCTTATTATAACATTGCGGGTATCTTAAAAATGATTATGGCAATCGTTTCAATTGCCACGGTGTTTTTGTTATACAAGAGTGTTCCAGAGATGCTTCAGATACCGAGTCCTGCTTCTCTAAAAGCAGCGAATGATGAAATTGTAGAGCTCAATGAAAACTTGGAAGATAAAGTTCGCCAAAGAACAAGTGCACTCAATGAAATGAATAAAGAGCTAGAAAGTTTTAGCTACTCAATTTCTCACGATTTACAGATTCCTATTCGTGCAATCCTTGGTTACAGTTCCTTACTGAAAGAAGAAAGTGCTGGCAAATTAAATGAGGATGAATTCAGAAAGCTAGAAACGATTTCAAAAAGTGCGCTCAAAATGAATGAGCTCATCCAGGGAATCTTAGAGTTCTCAAGATTAGGCCGTCGTGATTTGATTAAGAAACCTGTGGATATGCGTGAAATATTCCAAGATAGCTATGATGAATTGATTGCTGCTATGAATGTAGAACGAGACATTCAATTCAACTTAAAAGATATTCCAAAAGCATATGGTGATGAGTTATTGCTTAAGCAAGTGATCTCAAACATTATTGGGAATGCTATTAAATACGCCGGTGATGCTAATCCTATAGAAATAGATGTATATGCAGAAGAGACCGATGCAGACATTACATACTATGTAAAGGATAATGGTATTGGTTTCGACGAGCGCTATAAGCATAAAATGTTTGAAGTGTTTCAACGACTACATGATGACAATGTAGCTGATGGAACTGGGGTAGGGCTAGCCATCGTGCACCGTATTATTTTGAAGCATTATGGAACACTTGATGCCACTTCGGATGGCGATGGTTCTACTTTTTTCTTCAGCTTGCCGAAATAG
- a CDS encoding ATP-binding protein, protein MFDHYPMWSQEFARKYLSRTINTFLLHGNVHDLVPLKTDEGTEFHRLKSFLADEFFGARDFVVFYDRASGIYFRDKESQKDFNQAVAGRDSIVGTEYSQKMPKDPVRVMSLLEQYFRLRLDQGKSVALIIDYAETIVPMSDAGSTGNEDRTSQVYLSRWAHDPMFLASDFTCVMITENLADLNKTIVQNPYTTDIKIRIPGEEDRLNFVKFETQKDDFETLSDVSPEIIAQQTAGLNFVNIRSVLSNARENKEKITFEGLSENKKDLIEAEAYGLLEFVETPYSLDNVAGHTHVKSHLRQAVQALKAGRQDVMPMGYLVCGPVGTGKTFLVTCFASEVGIPMVKLKNFRSQWQGVTEGNLEKILSLLKAMSPVAVMIDEADAYLGDRSSGGDSGVSSRVFSQIATFMSDTTNRGKIVWFLMTARPDLMPIDLKRQGRAEEHLALFPPHTKEERIELFKAMKKKTGLKLSEDYIPAMIEQGLKTFSGADMEAALTRSKFRAAAKGLDEVTPELLDAALADFIPPTYPEEVELQTLNAVIECTSKELLPERYREMDRNEILSTIEELKFRVG, encoded by the coding sequence ATGTTTGATCATTATCCGATGTGGTCGCAAGAATTTGCGAGAAAGTATTTAAGTAGAACAATAAACACTTTTCTTTTGCACGGTAATGTGCATGATTTAGTACCTCTAAAAACGGATGAGGGCACTGAATTTCATCGATTAAAAAGCTTTTTAGCCGATGAGTTTTTTGGAGCACGCGACTTCGTAGTTTTTTATGATCGTGCTTCCGGTATTTATTTTAGAGATAAAGAATCTCAAAAAGATTTTAATCAGGCGGTTGCTGGCCGTGATAGCATTGTAGGTACTGAATACTCACAAAAGATGCCGAAAGACCCTGTAAGGGTAATGAGCTTGCTAGAGCAATACTTCAGACTACGATTGGACCAAGGTAAAAGTGTAGCCCTTATCATCGACTATGCTGAAACGATCGTTCCTATGAGCGATGCCGGTTCAACAGGAAATGAAGACCGCACCTCGCAGGTATATTTGTCAAGATGGGCACACGACCCCATGTTTTTAGCCTCCGACTTCACCTGTGTGATGATTACAGAGAACCTTGCGGACTTAAATAAAACGATTGTTCAGAATCCGTATACCACAGATATAAAGATTCGAATTCCAGGTGAAGAAGACCGTTTAAACTTTGTGAAGTTCGAAACTCAAAAGGATGATTTTGAGACACTTTCTGATGTGTCTCCTGAAATCATCGCGCAACAAACGGCAGGTCTTAACTTCGTGAATATCCGAAGTGTACTTTCAAATGCTCGTGAGAATAAAGAAAAGATCACCTTTGAGGGCTTATCGGAGAACAAAAAGGATTTAATTGAAGCAGAAGCATATGGCCTTTTAGAGTTTGTTGAGACTCCATACTCTTTAGACAATGTGGCTGGGCATACACACGTAAAATCGCATTTAAGGCAAGCAGTTCAAGCTCTAAAGGCCGGCCGACAAGATGTGATGCCTATGGGTTATTTAGTTTGTGGTCCCGTAGGAACGGGTAAAACTTTCCTAGTTACATGTTTTGCAAGTGAAGTAGGAATTCCCATGGTGAAGTTGAAAAACTTCAGAAGCCAATGGCAGGGTGTAACAGAAGGAAACCTAGAAAAGATTTTGTCACTTTTAAAGGCGATGTCACCTGTAGCTGTAATGATTGATGAAGCAGACGCTTACCTAGGAGATCGAAGCTCAGGCGGAGATAGTGGCGTATCTAGTAGAGTATTCTCACAGATTGCTACATTCATGAGTGACACAACCAATCGTGGTAAAATCGTATGGTTCTTAATGACTGCTAGACCGGATTTAATGCCTATCGATTTAAAACGCCAAGGTAGAGCTGAAGAGCATTTAGCATTATTCCCACCTCACACCAAAGAGGAGCGTATAGAGCTGTTTAAAGCAATGAAGAAGAAAACGGGATTAAAGCTATCGGAAGATTATATCCCTGCGATGATTGAACAAGGGCTTAAAACGTTTTCAGGGGCTGATATGGAAGCTGCTCTAACGCGCTCTAAGTTTAGAGCTGCGGCAAAAGGGTTAGATGAAGTTACCCCAGAACTTCTGGATGCAGCTTTAGCTGATTTCATACCCCCAACGTATCCTGAAGAAGTGGAATTGCAAACTTTGAATGCTGTAATTGAATGTACTTCAAAAGAACTGCTTCCTGAACGTTATCGCGAGATGGATCGAAATGAAATTTTATCAACTATTGAAGAATTGAAATTTCGAGTAGGGTAA
- a CDS encoding hemolysin family protein gives MEWLLILTTILLSGFFSGSEIAFVTANKLKLEVASRKNNLLSSSIGFFTKNPDTFLTTTLVGNNIVNVVYATLMAIFLVDPINMYYNQWFGFEPSSFQILFIQTIIASLLIMLFGEILPKAVFRAQADIMVNVIALPLRLCYYLLRPLIAIANSSSNVLIKWLVPDAEKAESFYRRQDVELIVKELRESGGSEDIDEDDSEILHNVLELSNKRVKDSMIPRIEMEAVEKSTPVDDVLKMMIESGYSKLPVFRDSIDDIIGVVFAHDFFKEPKNLHEIIRPIKLVPSSKKSKDLMTEFRQSNMSVAIVLDEYGGTAGMVTIEDLLEEVVGDIQDEYDTNNELMKRIAPNNFVVSGNIEIDELNSNFEEIEIPVEPSQYDTVAGYIINHLGRIPKVNEEVLIDGKKFIISKATQSRIETIKLTIIE, from the coding sequence ATGGAGTGGCTTCTAATCCTCACTACCATACTGTTAAGTGGGTTTTTTTCAGGATCCGAAATCGCCTTCGTTACAGCTAATAAGCTGAAACTTGAGGTGGCGTCTAGGAAAAACAACCTGCTTTCAAGTTCTATAGGTTTTTTCACCAAAAACCCTGACACCTTTCTAACAACCACCCTAGTAGGAAACAATATTGTAAACGTAGTATATGCTACATTGATGGCTATCTTTCTGGTAGATCCTATCAACATGTATTACAATCAATGGTTTGGTTTTGAGCCTTCTTCATTCCAAATTTTATTTATTCAAACCATTATAGCATCGCTTTTAATTATGCTGTTTGGGGAGATTTTACCTAAAGCTGTTTTTAGGGCTCAGGCGGATATCATGGTAAATGTGATTGCATTACCCCTTCGCTTATGCTACTACCTGCTGCGCCCACTTATTGCTATAGCGAATAGCTCCTCAAATGTTTTAATAAAGTGGTTGGTACCCGATGCTGAAAAAGCGGAGTCTTTTTATAGGCGCCAAGATGTAGAGTTGATCGTAAAGGAATTGCGTGAAAGTGGCGGGAGTGAAGACATTGATGAAGACGACTCAGAAATTTTACATAACGTATTAGAGCTGTCGAATAAGAGAGTGAAAGACTCAATGATTCCAAGAATTGAGATGGAAGCTGTTGAGAAGTCAACTCCAGTGGATGATGTGTTAAAAATGATGATTGAATCAGGTTATTCAAAACTACCTGTTTTTAGAGACAGCATTGATGATATCATTGGGGTAGTATTTGCTCATGATTTCTTTAAAGAACCGAAAAATCTACATGAGATTATTCGACCTATAAAACTGGTGCCTTCAAGTAAGAAGTCGAAGGATTTAATGACTGAGTTCCGACAGTCGAATATGTCGGTTGCCATCGTTCTAGATGAATACGGTGGGACGGCTGGGATGGTAACCATCGAGGATTTACTAGAGGAAGTGGTGGGGGATATTCAAGATGAATATGATACCAACAATGAGTTGATGAAACGAATTGCACCTAACAACTTCGTGGTTAGTGGGAATATCGAAATTGATGAACTGAATTCGAATTTCGAAGAAATTGAAATTCCTGTGGAACCTTCTCAATACGACACCGTAGCGGGCTACATCATAAATCACTTAGGGCGTATTCCAAAAGTTAATGAGGAAGTACTGATAGACGGCAAAAAATTCATCATCAGTAAAGCGACCCAAAGTAGAATTGAGACCATTAAACTAACTATTATTGAGTAG
- a CDS encoding enoyl-CoA hydratase/isomerase family protein, producing MSQSYETLLLSTDELGICTLTINRPDKMNALNNQVFEELDAALTHIIENDAIKGLIVTGAGDKAFVAGADISELNTLKEEEAVTLSLRGQRVFQKLEDLTIPAIAAVNGYALGGGCELAMACHIRIASSNALLGLPEVSLGLIPGYGGTQRLPLQVGKAKALELTLSGRFVKADEAQNIGLVNQVAENSALEASYDLMKAMMKQGPLALKNVLLATKEAGKDSGYESEANLFGDLYNTADFKEGTTAFLEKRKPTFTGK from the coding sequence ATGAGCCAATCTTACGAGACGTTACTGCTTAGCACTGACGAACTAGGAATTTGCACCCTTACCATTAACCGCCCAGATAAAATGAATGCCTTAAATAATCAGGTATTCGAAGAACTTGACGCTGCATTAACACATATTATTGAAAATGATGCAATCAAAGGCCTGATCGTAACTGGAGCGGGTGATAAAGCATTTGTAGCAGGTGCCGATATCAGTGAGTTAAACACTTTGAAAGAAGAGGAGGCGGTAACCTTATCCCTTCGTGGCCAACGAGTATTCCAAAAACTTGAAGATCTTACTATCCCAGCTATTGCAGCTGTTAATGGGTATGCACTTGGAGGAGGTTGCGAATTAGCAATGGCTTGTCATATCCGAATTGCTTCGTCAAATGCACTTTTGGGTTTGCCTGAAGTTAGCCTTGGGTTGATACCAGGTTACGGAGGTACACAACGCCTACCACTTCAAGTTGGTAAAGCAAAAGCACTAGAATTAACCCTTTCGGGAAGATTTGTAAAAGCTGATGAAGCACAAAATATTGGCCTTGTAAATCAAGTTGCAGAAAATAGTGCCTTAGAAGCCTCTTACGACCTTATGAAAGCTATGATGAAACAAGGTCCTTTAGCTCTAAAAAATGTATTATTGGCAACCAAAGAAGCAGGCAAAGATTCAGGATACGAATCTGAAGCAAATCTATTTGGAGATTTGTATAACACTGCTGATTTTAAAGAGGGAACTACGGCATTTCTTGAGAAAAGAAAGCCTACGTTTACCGGTAAATAG
- a CDS encoding PspA/IM30 family protein, with amino-acid sequence MSTKGEQDRERLKQEYKEHYRRIKEAKERLKRAEQKGKIAQAINNMDADNLLGSVDEFLGKVRDKVSHVEARLDVAMDSLGEDSDLEQEAKNEEMEAELKKQKAKQTLQQVKAEMGMLYSEIEKTADEIKTEKTIGSKKGKEDATPDNDTDKA; translated from the coding sequence ATGAGTACCAAAGGCGAACAAGACCGTGAGCGTTTAAAGCAGGAATACAAAGAGCATTATCGGCGTATTAAAGAAGCTAAAGAACGTTTAAAAAGAGCGGAGCAAAAAGGAAAAATTGCGCAAGCCATTAATAATATGGATGCCGACAATCTTCTTGGAAGCGTAGACGAGTTCTTAGGTAAAGTTCGTGATAAAGTATCTCATGTAGAGGCTCGATTAGATGTAGCCATGGATAGCTTGGGTGAAGATTCTGATTTGGAGCAAGAAGCAAAAAATGAGGAAATGGAAGCCGAGCTGAAAAAGCAAAAGGCTAAGCAAACCTTGCAGCAGGTAAAAGCAGAAATGGGAATGTTATATTCTGAAATCGAAAAAACTGCAGATGAAATAAAAACCGAGAAAACTATCGGTTCAAAAAAGGGTAAAGAAGACGCAACACCCGATAACGATACAGACAAGGCTTAA
- a CDS encoding PspA/IM30 family protein: MFKRFIRALKSMFGGVISSMEDPKLILEQNIRDLNDQIPQMNENIATVKANLIMLQKEAGRNEKLIVELTSKIKSAIQANRDDIAEGYALQLEKAKENFAHTKDQLVFAEKAYEKAIKVKKVFMREKDRKIQEAKEALRASERAEWQSKIADTLEQFEVGGLDQTHDEMINRLNERTAKNEARMELALDGIDTETMEIEANAEKIRAQSLVEQFKLEMGESSGSIKIDEEAVPEEAPKKSVGNKEKS, encoded by the coding sequence ATGTTTAAACGATTTATACGCGCATTAAAATCAATGTTTGGTGGAGTCATCAGTTCAATGGAAGATCCAAAATTGATTTTGGAGCAGAACATCCGCGATCTGAATGATCAGATTCCTCAGATGAATGAAAATATTGCTACAGTTAAAGCGAATCTTATCATGCTTCAAAAAGAAGCAGGACGAAATGAAAAATTGATTGTTGAGCTTACCTCAAAAATTAAATCTGCAATTCAAGCTAATAGAGATGATATCGCAGAGGGCTATGCACTTCAGTTGGAAAAGGCGAAAGAAAATTTCGCTCACACCAAAGATCAGTTAGTATTTGCTGAAAAGGCTTACGAAAAAGCGATTAAAGTAAAGAAAGTGTTTATGCGTGAAAAGGATCGTAAGATCCAGGAAGCCAAAGAAGCTTTACGTGCAAGCGAACGTGCTGAATGGCAATCAAAAATTGCAGATACACTCGAGCAGTTTGAAGTGGGTGGTTTAGACCAAACACACGACGAAATGATTAACCGCTTAAACGAGCGTACAGCGAAAAATGAAGCTCGTATGGAATTAGCACTCGATGGCATCGATACAGAAACGATGGAAATCGAAGCGAATGCCGAGAAAATTAGAGCACAATCATTAGTTGAGCAGTTTAAGCTAGAAATGGGCGAGTCTTCAGGCTCCATCAAAATTGATGAAGAAGCAGTACCTGAAGAAGCACCTAAAAAGTCTGTAGGTAATAAAGAGAAAAGCTAA